Proteins found in one Drosophila innubila isolate TH190305 chromosome X, UK_Dinn_1.0, whole genome shotgun sequence genomic segment:
- the LOC117793345 gene encoding probable G-protein coupled receptor B0563.6: protein MITRLYNTEEDPAYCSFIWGANLSSNDLVLGTAANVSHIFSNDLRDDIYTDVEDPRTEALRQYCYGLMLPIICSLGIMGNVLNLIVLTRRNMRGTAYIYMRAYSTAALLAIVFAIPFGIRMLVHKDRGQWEEFGPAFYTAHLELFLGNGCLGVGVMMLLVLTIERYVSVCHPGCTRPVMGPPGVVVFLTCFATFIIYLPSIFRGELIKCILTPNNVFVYLRRDNADYQSSLFYSVYKIMLEVIFKLIPTVLIAGLNLRIMLVYRRTCERRRQMVLTRATYVKDDDPRKFAEERRLFLLLGSTSILFLLCVSPMAILHMTIASEVLPSFPFQVFRALANLLELINYSITFYIYCLFSEDFRNTLMRTIKWPWLKAKLCHQGDEVSASPPGVPMVRFDKVAIRNHHHITTTSGIGRSSSI from the exons ATGATAACAAGACTTTATAACACCGAAGAAGATCCCGCCTATTGCTCATTCATCTGGGGTGCGAATCTTAGCAGCAATGACCTCGTCCTCGGCACCGCGGCCAATGTGTCCCACATCTTCAGCAACGACTTGAGGGACGACATTTACACG GATGTGGAGGATCCGCGCACCGAAGCCCTACGCCAATACTGCTATGGTCTCATGCTCCCCATCATCTGCTCCCTTGGCATCATGGGTAATGTGCTCAATCTAATTGTCCTCACCCGTCGCAATATGCGAGGCACCGCCTACATCTACATGCGAG CCTATTCCACCGCCGCACTGCTTGCCATTGTCTTCGCTATACCCTTCGGAATACGCATGCTCGTCCACAAGGATCGTGGACAGTGGGAGGAATTCGGGCCGGCATTTTACACGGCCCACTTGGAGCTTTTTCTCGGCAACGGCTGTTTGG GCGTAGGTGTTATGATGCTATTGGTGTTGACAATAGAGCGTTACGTATCCGTGTGCCATCCGGGATGCACTCGACCCGTAATGGGACCTCCAGG CGTGGTTGTTTTTCTCACCTGCTTTGCCACATTCATCATCTATTTGCCGAGCATCTTTCGGGGTGAGCTTATCAAGTGCATACTGACCCCGAACAATGTGTTCGTGTACTTGAGGCGGGATAATGCCGACTATCAGAGCTCCCTATTTTATTCGGTGTACAAGATCATGTTGGAGGTAATATTCAAGCTAATACCGACGGTTCTGATAGCGGGTCTCAATTTGCGTATCATGCTGGTCTATCGCCGAACCTGTGAGCGTCGACGCCAAATGGTATTGACCCGGGCCACTTATGTGAAGGACGATGATCCCAGGAAGTTTGCGGAGGAGCGACGGCTATTTTTGCTGCTCGGTAGTACCTCGATACTgtttttgctgtgtgtttCGCCAATGGCAATACTACATATGACGATTGCCTCGGAGGTGCTGCCCAGTTTTCCGTTTCAGGTGTTTCGAGCGCTTGCCAATCTGCTGGAGTTGATCAACTACTCGATTACGTTCTATATATACTGTCTGTTTAGCGAGGACTTTCGCAATACCCTGATGAGAACCATCAAGTGGCCGTGGCTCAAGGCCAAGCTATGCCATCAGGGGGATGAGGTGAGTGCTAGTCCGCCA GGCGTCCCAATGGTGCGATTCGATAAGGTGGCCATACGTAATCATCATCACATCACCACCACATCTGGCATTGGACGATCCAGCAGCATATAG